The following coding sequences lie in one Silvanigrella aquatica genomic window:
- a CDS encoding phospholipase D-like domain-containing protein, which produces MKYFRVHGILLSIAFSFPLLSEAKTVNLLQQEAHLGFSPNAGALQLIVDAIQGAQKSIDMATLLITSDSIYNALIDSHNRGVKIRIVVDSKSANTSGSDVQRLIDNNIAVKLNSEFRIMHNKYFIIDGQSVETGSFNYSENADKRNAENAIFLYNQPNIAKLYSEIFERLFADSNKLNNVYDYNEYPNEISNYDHFSIENTYEYSAKSKNMETKIFEIEKGKVDVAFSKACNYINDSQSAKDLVLNVIKNSKNSIYMAAYNFSDPDIIAFLKIAQKNGVQLNIVLDYKANYSNSAVDNLKELGANIYLNKKFNIMHNKYIISDNDTVEFGSFNYTSSANEDQCNNVLVFYKQNDLTKYYMEDWNMLYQTSKK; this is translated from the coding sequence ATGAAATATTTTCGTGTTCATGGAATTTTATTATCTATTGCTTTTTCTTTTCCATTATTATCAGAAGCGAAAACTGTAAATCTCCTTCAACAAGAAGCACATCTTGGCTTTAGTCCTAATGCTGGTGCATTGCAATTGATCGTCGATGCTATTCAAGGTGCTCAAAAAAGTATTGATATGGCTACGTTGTTAATTACCAGTGACTCAATTTACAATGCTTTAATAGATTCCCATAACCGAGGAGTGAAAATACGAATTGTTGTCGATTCAAAATCTGCGAATACCTCAGGCTCTGATGTTCAAAGACTTATTGATAATAATATTGCCGTAAAACTAAACAGTGAGTTTCGTATTATGCATAATAAGTATTTTATTATTGATGGTCAATCTGTTGAAACGGGTAGTTTTAATTATTCTGAAAATGCAGATAAAAGAAATGCAGAAAATGCAATTTTTTTATATAATCAACCAAATATTGCTAAGTTGTATTCGGAAATTTTTGAGAGGCTATTTGCGGATTCCAATAAATTAAATAATGTGTATGATTATAATGAGTATCCAAATGAAATATCAAATTATGATCATTTCAGCATAGAAAATACCTATGAATATTCTGCTAAAAGTAAAAATATGGAGACGAAAATATTTGAAATTGAAAAAGGGAAAGTTGATGTTGCTTTTTCAAAGGCATGTAACTATATAAATGATTCGCAATCTGCTAAAGATTTAGTTTTAAATGTTATTAAAAATTCCAAAAATAGTATTTATATGGCGGCTTATAATTTTTCCGATCCAGACATTATTGCATTTTTAAAAATCGCGCAAAAAAACGGTGTTCAATTAAATATTGTTTTAGATTATAAAGCAAATTATTCAAATTCAGCGGTTGATAATTTAAAAGAATTAGGAGCAAATATTTACCTTAATAAAAAATTTAATATCATGCATAATAAATATATTATATCTGATAATGATACTGTGGAATTTGGAAGTTTCAATTATACTTCTTCGGCAAATGAAGATCAGTGTAATAATGTTTTGGTATTTTATAAACAAAATGACTTAACAAAATATTACATGGAAGATTGGAATATGCTTTATCAGACGTCTAAAAAATAA
- a CDS encoding protein-glutamate methylesterase/protein-glutamine glutaminase, which yields MTHKHKNHKKIKVLIVDDSISMRKFFTSLLSYDNSIEVVGTAPDPLVALEMLIDLKPDVMTLDLHMPKMDGLTFLEEIMAKNPIPTIIVSSYAKDNSDNALRALSLGALDIFPKQVLSPGMDVEPIARAFIAKIKAAALAVMKNQILKIQVIKQEPIQKLPTKLKIKIIAIAASTGGTEALKVILSRLPPNIPGILIVQHMSAEFLISFAKSLSKFCQFELKLAENNDAIFPGRALLAPGDKHMELVRNQNEYVVRLKEGPLIHGVRPSANPLFSSVARNVGKNALGIILTGMGSDGATGMLEMKKAGGFNIAQDENTSVIFGMPKVAIATGGIDVVLPLHNIADRIVEECLKIEINNDI from the coding sequence TTGACTCATAAGCACAAAAATCATAAAAAAATAAAAGTACTTATTGTTGATGATTCCATTTCCATGCGTAAATTTTTTACGAGTTTATTGTCCTATGATAATTCTATTGAAGTCGTAGGTACCGCTCCCGATCCCTTAGTCGCTTTAGAAATGCTTATCGATTTAAAGCCTGATGTCATGACTCTTGATCTTCATATGCCTAAAATGGATGGTCTTACATTTTTAGAAGAAATCATGGCAAAAAATCCAATACCGACAATAATTGTGAGTAGCTATGCCAAAGATAATTCTGATAATGCTCTCCGTGCTTTGAGCTTAGGTGCCCTTGATATTTTTCCAAAACAAGTGCTTTCTCCGGGTATGGATGTGGAACCTATTGCAAGAGCTTTTATTGCAAAAATTAAAGCAGCAGCACTTGCCGTCATGAAAAATCAAATTTTAAAAATCCAAGTGATTAAGCAAGAGCCTATTCAAAAATTACCAACAAAATTAAAAATAAAAATCATAGCCATTGCCGCATCGACAGGAGGGACTGAAGCTTTAAAAGTCATATTATCCCGACTGCCGCCGAATATACCTGGAATTTTAATTGTGCAACATATGTCAGCAGAGTTTTTAATTTCTTTTGCAAAATCATTATCAAAGTTCTGTCAGTTTGAACTTAAGTTGGCAGAGAATAATGATGCTATTTTTCCAGGTAGGGCACTACTTGCTCCTGGTGATAAGCATATGGAGTTGGTGCGCAATCAAAATGAATATGTTGTCAGACTAAAAGAAGGTCCCTTAATTCACGGTGTCCGTCCCTCGGCAAACCCTCTGTTCTCCTCTGTCGCTCGCAATGTAGGAAAAAACGCTTTGGGAATTATTTTAACGGGAATGGGGTCGGATGGTGCTACGGGGATGCTTGAAATGAAAAAAGCAGGAGGCTTTAATATTGCACAAGATGAAAACACAAGTGTGATATTTGGTATGCCTAAAGTAGCAATTGCAACAGGCGGAATTGATGTCGTGTTACCTTTGCATAATATTGCCGATAGAATAGTTGAGGAATGTTTAAAAATTGAAATTAATAATGATATTTAA
- a CDS encoding NAD(P)-dependent oxidoreductase, with product MAKITFLGLGAMGSRMAKRLLEAENEVTVYNRSDVKAVPLKNLGAHVANSPKNAVKNADYVISMVTDDLASKDIWLSGEKAAVHGLKKDTILIESSTISSEWAKELNNQMSQHHVFFFEGPVLGSLPQAESGKLIYLLGSNEAVQSEKVKNILKPLSEDIRFVGKAGNAAVLKLMINGYLLSQIGALSELFLIGKNYGIDMSLANEIFQASPATSASLKVILQLVADNNHAPRFPVRLIEKDLRYLLNISSEINATCDIVNRVHSYYKKAIQDGFENKNASVIVKN from the coding sequence ATGGCTAAAATTACATTTTTAGGTTTAGGTGCCATGGGAAGTCGTATGGCAAAAAGACTTCTTGAAGCAGAAAATGAAGTGACTGTTTATAATCGTTCCGATGTAAAAGCTGTGCCTCTTAAAAATTTGGGTGCTCATGTTGCAAATTCTCCTAAAAATGCTGTTAAAAATGCAGACTATGTCATTTCTATGGTCACTGATGATTTAGCCTCTAAAGATATTTGGCTTAGTGGAGAAAAAGCGGCTGTTCATGGATTAAAAAAAGACACTATTTTAATTGAATCAAGTACAATATCTTCAGAGTGGGCAAAAGAATTAAATAATCAAATGAGTCAGCATCACGTATTTTTCTTTGAAGGTCCTGTATTAGGCTCTTTACCACAAGCAGAATCGGGTAAATTAATATATTTATTAGGCAGTAATGAAGCTGTACAAAGTGAAAAAGTTAAAAATATATTAAAACCTTTATCGGAAGACATACGCTTTGTGGGAAAGGCGGGAAATGCTGCTGTATTAAAATTAATGATCAATGGCTATCTTCTTTCACAAATTGGAGCCTTATCTGAATTGTTTTTAATTGGAAAAAATTATGGCATTGACATGAGTTTAGCCAATGAGATTTTTCAAGCGAGTCCTGCCACAAGTGCATCTTTAAAAGTTATATTGCAATTGGTTGCAGACAATAATCATGCACCACGTTTTCCTGTGAGACTCATTGAAAAAGATTTGAGATATTTATTAAATATTAGTTCAGAAATAAATGCTACGTGTGATATTGTAAATCGAGTTCATAGTTATTATAAAAAAGCCATTCAAGATGGTTTTGAAAATAAAAACGCCTCTGTGATTGTCAAAAATTAA
- a CDS encoding NAD(P)/FAD-dependent oxidoreductase: MTQEIFHNDVIIIGAGVIGLSIAAHIAKMYPKKSVALLENHDGFGRETSSRNSEVIHAGIYYNKNSLKAKYCIKGKKLLYDFCKEYSIPHLMCGKYIVSTSEEQNAALFQLQKKAADNGVNLELLSTQQLNKEAKLSHFKNALYSPETGIFDSHKFLQTLERMAKENNVFLAYKNSFQKILEVNKDHILFEAHDEYKNSYYMKCQYFINAGGLSSAKIANQFYPNEIYKNKACRGRYYSLSSKYNHYFDKLIYPLPDKDCVGIHTTMELDGKVKLGPDSDWTFAESHEANDPSLCQFFDKEDNVKNIFFNEGKKLIPSLEFNDLTQNYIGIRPKLFINNKEEEDFHILKIENGNSQSIHLLGFESPGLTSSLAVGEDIAKSLN; encoded by the coding sequence ATGACTCAAGAAATTTTTCACAACGACGTTATTATTATCGGAGCAGGCGTAATAGGGTTATCAATTGCGGCACATATTGCAAAAATGTATCCCAAAAAATCGGTCGCACTGTTGGAAAATCACGATGGATTTGGTAGGGAAACATCCTCACGAAATAGTGAAGTTATTCATGCTGGAATTTACTATAATAAAAATTCATTAAAAGCTAAATATTGTATAAAAGGAAAAAAATTATTATATGATTTTTGTAAAGAATATTCTATTCCTCACTTAATGTGTGGGAAATATATTGTAAGCACTTCCGAAGAACAGAATGCCGCTCTATTTCAATTGCAAAAAAAAGCAGCAGATAATGGTGTCAATCTTGAATTACTGTCGACACAGCAACTTAACAAAGAAGCAAAATTAAGCCATTTTAAAAATGCGCTTTATTCACCAGAAACAGGAATTTTTGATAGCCATAAATTTTTACAAACACTAGAAAGAATGGCAAAAGAAAATAATGTATTTCTTGCCTACAAAAATTCATTTCAAAAAATTCTAGAAGTGAATAAGGATCATATTCTTTTTGAAGCCCATGATGAATATAAAAACTCCTACTATATGAAATGTCAATATTTTATAAATGCAGGTGGTCTTTCCTCTGCAAAAATTGCCAATCAATTTTATCCTAATGAAATCTATAAAAACAAGGCATGTCGGGGACGTTATTATTCGCTATCTTCAAAATACAATCACTATTTTGATAAACTTATTTATCCCCTTCCCGATAAAGATTGTGTTGGTATACATACAACAATGGAACTCGACGGAAAAGTAAAATTAGGTCCCGATTCCGATTGGACATTTGCCGAATCTCATGAAGCAAACGATCCCTCATTATGTCAATTTTTTGATAAAGAAGATAATGTAAAAAATATATTTTTTAATGAAGGTAAAAAGCTAATTCCTTCGCTTGAATTCAATGATTTAACTCAAAATTATATTGGGATACGACCTAAACTCTTTATAAATAATAAAGAGGAAGAAGATTTTCATATTTTAAAAATAGAAAATGGAAATTCACAATCCATTCATTTATTAGGATTTGAATCTCCAGGTCTCACATCTTCCTTAGCTGTCGGTGAGGATATTGCGAAAAGTTTGAATTAA
- the hemH gene encoding ferrochelatase, with the protein MDLNQKIGVLLVNVGTPDAPETSAVRRYLKEFLSDPRVIDIPAFARFLLLRLIILPFRSSKSAHAYKTVWLPEGSPLMIHSQSLGKNVSEILGDHYFIEVCMRYQNPSLETAIKNLIAKGVNKIVVFPLFPQYSSAATGTVFEKVGEIANKMWNVPPLVYVPSFYNHPGFIESFSQVATPLLNEFQPDFVLFSYHGLPERHVKKSDQSHGKYCLADIKCCDKIVHANSYCYRAQCYATTKAIVKSLGLSKEGYTTSFQSRLGKSPWIKPYTDLVLPELAQKGVKRIAVMCPAFVADCLETLEEIKIRAKEQWLSLGGEDLTLVPSLNSHPYWSDVVAKMIQSAAR; encoded by the coding sequence ATGGACTTAAATCAGAAAATAGGTGTGCTTTTGGTAAATGTGGGCACTCCCGATGCTCCTGAAACCTCGGCGGTGAGGCGATATCTAAAAGAATTTCTCTCCGATCCTAGAGTCATTGATATTCCTGCCTTTGCTCGATTTTTACTTCTACGTCTGATTATTTTACCCTTTCGAAGTTCAAAATCGGCTCATGCTTATAAAACAGTTTGGCTCCCCGAGGGTTCCCCTTTAATGATTCACAGCCAAAGTTTGGGGAAAAATGTATCAGAAATATTAGGTGATCATTATTTTATCGAAGTGTGTATGCGCTATCAAAATCCGTCTCTTGAAACAGCTATAAAAAATTTAATTGCCAAGGGTGTAAATAAAATAGTTGTTTTCCCACTTTTTCCTCAATATTCATCTGCTGCAACGGGAACTGTTTTTGAAAAAGTAGGAGAAATTGCTAATAAAATGTGGAACGTTCCGCCCCTTGTTTACGTTCCTTCTTTTTATAATCATCCTGGATTTATAGAAAGTTTTTCTCAAGTAGCAACACCTTTATTAAATGAATTTCAGCCCGATTTTGTTTTGTTTAGTTATCATGGATTGCCCGAAAGACACGTCAAAAAATCCGATCAATCTCATGGAAAATACTGTCTTGCAGATATTAAATGTTGTGACAAAATAGTGCATGCAAATTCTTATTGCTACAGAGCGCAATGTTACGCTACGACAAAAGCGATTGTAAAGAGTTTAGGATTATCTAAGGAGGGTTATACCACTTCTTTTCAATCAAGATTAGGCAAAAGCCCTTGGATAAAGCCCTATACCGATCTTGTTTTGCCCGAATTGGCGCAAAAAGGCGTGAAGCGGATTGCGGTTATGTGTCCTGCGTTTGTAGCTGATTGTCTTGAAACGTTGGAAGAAATTAAAATTCGCGCCAAGGAACAGTGGCTTTCTTTAGGAGGAGAGGACTTAACTTTGGTTCCTTCTTTAAATTCTCACCCCTATTGGTCCGATGTGGTGGCAAAAATGATTCAAAGTGCAGCCCGTTAA
- a CDS encoding substrate-binding periplasmic protein produces MKFIKLFFLILSTIYSSYIYSTTKLTLITEDFRPPLNMLVNDKITGMSTEIMQELMRREKIEYTLDIYPWARGVNMTQKQNNTALFSTTRTPEREKLFKWVGPLVANNWVFFAKKGSTIKIISLEDAKKHVVGVYNEDAVTEYLLKNGFERNKNLDVSTNDQQNALKLEAGRIDLWASGSTLGPWIVKTAKSGKITELFTFNKTDLYAAFNLGTSDELIKKLNSTLKKMKQDSTVEKIYAKYRTP; encoded by the coding sequence ATGAAATTTATAAAATTATTTTTTCTTATATTAAGCACAATATATAGCAGTTATATTTATTCTACAACAAAACTAACTCTCATTACAGAAGATTTTAGGCCGCCACTAAACATGCTTGTAAATGATAAAATAACAGGGATGTCCACTGAAATTATGCAAGAGCTCATGCGCCGTGAAAAAATTGAATATACCCTTGATATTTATCCCTGGGCTAGAGGTGTTAATATGACACAAAAACAAAATAATACCGCATTGTTTTCAACAACGCGAACTCCTGAAAGAGAAAAATTATTCAAATGGGTAGGTCCCCTTGTGGCAAATAATTGGGTTTTTTTTGCCAAAAAAGGATCGACTATAAAAATTATAAGTTTAGAAGATGCTAAAAAACATGTGGTGGGAGTCTATAACGAAGACGCTGTAACCGAATATCTTCTTAAAAATGGATTTGAAAGAAATAAAAATTTAGATGTTTCAACAAATGATCAACAAAACGCATTAAAATTAGAGGCTGGTCGTATTGATCTCTGGGCATCGGGTTCCACTTTAGGACCTTGGATTGTGAAAACAGCGAAATCGGGAAAAATAACAGAATTATTTACATTTAATAAAACGGATCTTTATGCAGCATTTAATTTAGGTACGAGTGATGAACTTATTAAAAAATTAAATTCCACTTTGAAAAAAATGAAACAAGATAGCACGGTTGAAAAAATCTATGCAAAATATAGAACGCCGTGA
- the truA gene encoding tRNA pseudouridine(38-40) synthase TruA has translation MESIEYQNLKLILSWNGEKFSGYQYQPHAFTVQEAITNAWHILTKETVKLQGCSRLDAGVHAQHYVLNLHTMTKLSVERIIKGLNGILHSNLALDISVYQGCFTNSDFHARFHSKGKHYRYLIWYGFSEHTFLTKRCWHVRAKLSLEDIQEALNQFIGNHDFAAFRSSDCSAKTTVRNIYQIDSWIHPLYPEMLVVDIWGDGFLKNMIRNIVGTGVDMATGKLHKNTITEAFQLKDRNKTGMCAPAWALTLMHVFYEKNEMEMAIKKSGRYLVPC, from the coding sequence ATGGAATCAATAGAATATCAAAATTTAAAACTCATTCTTTCATGGAATGGAGAAAAATTTAGTGGCTATCAATATCAGCCCCATGCTTTTACTGTGCAAGAAGCAATTACAAATGCTTGGCATATTTTAACTAAAGAAACGGTAAAATTACAAGGATGTAGTCGTCTCGATGCCGGTGTTCATGCACAACATTATGTGTTAAATCTACACACTATGACAAAATTATCTGTAGAAAGAATTATTAAAGGTTTAAATGGAATTTTACATTCTAATTTAGCTTTAGATATTAGTGTTTATCAGGGGTGTTTTACAAATTCTGATTTTCACGCGCGCTTTCATTCCAAAGGAAAGCATTATCGATATTTAATTTGGTACGGATTTTCCGAACACACATTTTTAACAAAACGCTGTTGGCATGTGCGCGCCAAGCTTTCTTTAGAAGATATTCAAGAGGCTTTAAACCAATTTATTGGAAATCATGATTTTGCCGCTTTTCGGTCTTCAGACTGTTCAGCAAAAACCACAGTGAGAAATATTTATCAAATAGATTCGTGGATACATCCCCTTTATCCTGAAATGTTGGTTGTTGATATTTGGGGAGATGGTTTTTTAAAAAATATGATTCGCAATATTGTGGGAACTGGTGTTGATATGGCGACAGGCAAGCTTCATAAGAATACCATAACCGAAGCTTTTCAATTAAAAGATCGCAATAAAACAGGAATGTGTGCACCTGCTTGGGCTTTAACGTTAATGCATGTTTTTTATGAAAAAAATGAAATGGAAATGGCAATTAAGAAATCAGGACGTTATTTGGTACCTTGTTAA
- the asnS gene encoding asparagine--tRNA ligase, with translation MATLLSGLSQISEIHADKIAPSSITIAGWVRTRRGSKKFSFLEINDGSSAKSLQVIVDASISNYSEIERLTTGCSVKIQGNLVLSPGKGQKYEMQATEVSVFGLADPETFPLQKKEMTLEYLRENAHMRVRTSTYSSIFRIRSRVSFAIHRFFVERGFSYVHTPILTTADGEGAGESFKVTNFDMAKVPKTKQGQVDFEQDFFAEPSMLCVTGQLEGELLTMGLNKIYTFGPTFRAENSNTSRHLAEFWMVEPEVAFANLEDNMYLAQDMIRYVVADVLENCSDDIDVCVQKTQNDTRGYLKMALENPFIRVSYTEAIDILKKSGQNFENPLFWGCDLKSEHERYLCEVHFKSPTIVYDYPEEQKAFYMYLNDDGKTVRAMDVLMPGIGEVVGGSQREDRENILIERMKAKGIDASHMDWYVSLRRYGSIPHAGFGLGLERLIMWITGMGNIRDVIPFPRTPGNCKY, from the coding sequence ATGGCAACTTTACTTTCTGGCTTAAGTCAGATTTCAGAAATCCATGCTGACAAAATCGCTCCCTCATCTATTACCATCGCGGGTTGGGTCAGAACCCGTCGAGGTTCTAAAAAGTTTTCCTTTCTAGAAATCAATGATGGGAGCAGTGCCAAATCATTACAGGTCATTGTCGATGCAAGTATCTCAAACTATTCAGAAATTGAAAGACTTACGACCGGTTGTTCGGTTAAAATTCAAGGCAATTTGGTTTTGAGTCCGGGCAAGGGGCAAAAGTATGAAATGCAGGCAACGGAGGTTTCGGTTTTTGGTCTTGCGGATCCGGAAACCTTTCCTTTGCAAAAAAAGGAAATGACTCTGGAATATTTGCGTGAAAATGCACACATGCGAGTCCGAACTTCAACGTACTCCAGTATTTTTAGAATTCGCAGTCGCGTGAGTTTTGCCATTCACCGTTTTTTTGTGGAGCGTGGTTTTTCCTATGTTCATACTCCTATTTTAACCACGGCCGACGGCGAAGGAGCCGGGGAATCCTTTAAGGTAACAAATTTTGATATGGCTAAGGTACCAAAAACCAAACAAGGCCAAGTGGATTTTGAACAAGATTTTTTTGCCGAACCTTCCATGCTGTGCGTGACAGGGCAATTAGAAGGTGAGTTACTCACCATGGGACTCAATAAAATTTATACTTTTGGCCCTACATTTCGTGCTGAGAATTCAAATACCTCACGCCATTTGGCTGAGTTTTGGATGGTAGAGCCTGAAGTGGCTTTTGCTAATTTAGAAGACAATATGTATTTAGCGCAAGACATGATTCGTTACGTTGTTGCTGATGTTTTGGAAAATTGCTCAGATGACATTGATGTTTGTGTTCAAAAAACTCAGAATGACACGCGCGGTTATTTAAAAATGGCGCTTGAAAATCCTTTTATTCGCGTGAGTTATACAGAAGCTATAGATATCTTAAAAAAATCAGGGCAAAATTTTGAAAATCCTTTATTTTGGGGGTGTGATTTAAAGAGCGAACACGAGCGTTACCTTTGTGAAGTTCATTTTAAATCACCTACAATTGTTTATGATTATCCTGAAGAACAAAAAGCTTTTTATATGTATTTAAACGATGATGGAAAAACAGTGCGAGCCATGGATGTTCTTATGCCAGGAATTGGTGAAGTTGTCGGTGGAAGCCAACGTGAAGATCGTGAAAATATTTTAATCGAACGGATGAAAGCCAAAGGAATAGATGCCAGCCATATGGATTGGTATGTTTCCTTACGCCGTTATGGATCTATTCCCCATGCGGGTTTTGGTTTAGGTTTGGAACGCTTAATTATGTGGATTACAGGAATGGGTAACATTCGTGATGTCATCCCATTTCCAAGAACACCAGGAAATTGTAAATATTAA
- the uvrB gene encoding excinuclease ABC subunit UvrB, which produces MNSEKFQSSWPLEPMGDQPQAIQKLVEGLNNGVSEQILLGVTGSGKTFTITNVIAQTQRPTLVIAHNKTLAAQLFQEFKELFPNNAIEYFISYYDYYQPEAYVPSTDTFIDKTASINDDIDKMRHSATKALFERRDVIIVSSVSCIYGLGAPDAYLNSRIILELNKKLSRDDFIRQLLSIQYTRNDISLERGKFRVRGDIVEVVPANENEKAVRIQFWGDEIEKISTIDALRGTVFEKIHKIGIYPASHYVLNKDEIETIVAHITKDLLIKLDEFKSQGKLIEAQRLEQRTLHDIEMIREIGYCQGIENYSRYLDGRNPGEPPSTLLDYFPKDYLLVIDESHVTVPQIGGMYRGDKARKETLVQYGFRLPSALDNRPLNFEEFKLRMGQTIYVSATPAKYEMEHAGQDIVEQIIRPTGLIDPIIDIKPAKGQIDDLLFEIKETVAKKSRVLVTTLTKKMAENITSYFADFNIKIKYLHSEIQSIERVEILRDLRLGVFDVLVGINLLREGLDLPEVALVAILDADKEGFLRSRTSLIQTVGRAARNANGRVILYADKVTDSIQFCIDETNRRRIKQYEYNKLNNITPQSIIKKIPENLKKLYNLDFGDEYQEKLLQAISYIGDVKILKDPKKLEKNIQKLSKEMLKASQRMEFELAADLRDKMNLLKEQLLLLSGDV; this is translated from the coding sequence ATGAATTCAGAAAAATTCCAAAGTTCTTGGCCTCTTGAGCCGATGGGGGATCAACCTCAAGCCATTCAAAAGTTGGTTGAGGGGCTGAATAATGGTGTTTCTGAGCAAATTCTGCTTGGTGTCACAGGTTCAGGTAAAACATTTACAATTACCAATGTGATTGCCCAAACTCAACGTCCCACTCTTGTTATTGCTCACAATAAAACACTTGCGGCACAGCTATTTCAAGAATTTAAAGAGCTTTTTCCTAATAATGCCATAGAATATTTTATTAGTTATTATGATTATTATCAACCTGAAGCTTATGTGCCTAGCACCGATACCTTTATTGATAAAACCGCATCTATAAATGATGACATTGATAAAATGCGCCACAGCGCCACAAAAGCGTTATTTGAGCGGCGTGATGTTATAATTGTCAGTTCTGTCAGTTGTATTTATGGATTAGGTGCGCCCGATGCCTATTTAAATTCCAGAATTATTTTAGAGTTAAATAAAAAGTTATCCCGCGACGATTTTATTCGTCAATTATTATCAATTCAATATACGAGAAATGATATTTCCTTAGAGCGCGGTAAATTTCGCGTGCGCGGTGATATTGTTGAAGTTGTTCCTGCCAATGAAAATGAAAAGGCAGTTCGCATTCAATTTTGGGGTGATGAAATTGAAAAAATTTCAACAATTGATGCTTTAAGAGGAACTGTTTTTGAAAAAATTCATAAAATAGGAATTTATCCAGCATCACACTATGTTCTCAATAAAGATGAAATTGAAACAATTGTTGCTCATATTACTAAAGATTTATTAATTAAATTAGATGAATTTAAAAGTCAGGGAAAATTAATTGAGGCACAAAGATTAGAACAGCGCACATTACATGATATAGAAATGATCCGAGAAATTGGATATTGCCAAGGGATAGAAAATTATTCTCGTTACCTTGATGGTCGTAATCCGGGAGAACCTCCTTCAACATTACTTGATTATTTCCCTAAGGATTATCTTCTTGTCATTGATGAAAGTCATGTCACTGTGCCTCAAATTGGCGGCATGTACAGGGGAGACAAAGCTCGTAAAGAAACATTGGTGCAATATGGCTTTCGTTTACCTTCCGCTTTAGATAATCGCCCTTTAAATTTTGAAGAATTTAAATTGAGGATGGGACAAACGATTTATGTTTCCGCAACGCCTGCTAAATATGAAATGGAGCATGCAGGGCAAGATATTGTGGAACAAATTATTCGTCCTACGGGTCTCATCGATCCTATTATTGATATAAAGCCTGCTAAGGGACAAATAGATGATCTTTTATTTGAAATAAAAGAAACTGTTGCTAAAAAATCTCGAGTTCTTGTGACAACATTAACAAAAAAAATGGCAGAAAATATCACCTCTTATTTTGCTGATTTCAATATTAAAATAAAATATTTGCATTCTGAAATTCAAAGTATTGAAAGGGTGGAAATATTAAGGGATTTACGCCTTGGTGTATTTGATGTTTTGGTGGGAATTAATTTGTTACGTGAAGGATTAGATTTACCTGAAGTGGCTTTAGTTGCTATATTAGATGCAGATAAAGAAGGATTTTTGAGAAGCCGCACCAGTTTAATCCAAACCGTGGGACGTGCCGCACGTAATGCTAATGGGCGTGTTATTTTATATGCAGATAAGGTGACAGACAGCATTCAGTTTTGTATTGATGAAACAAATAGAAGAAGAATCAAGCAATACGAATATAATAAATTAAATAATATTACACCTCAATCTATAATTAAGAAAATTCCTGAAAATCTAAAAAAATTATATAATTTAGATTTCGGTGATGAGTATCAAGAGAAATTATTACAAGCAATTTCTTATATTGGGGATGTAAAAATTTTAAAAGACCCCAAAAAATTAGAAAAAAACATTCAAAAACTATCTAAGGAAATGCTTAAAGCATCTCAGCGTATGGAGTTTGAATTAGCTGCCGACTTGCGCGATAAAATGAATTTATTAAAGGAACAATTACTATTATTGTCTGGTGATGTTTAA